The genomic region atgcttccatgttttccataaataaataaattattctatgtTAATTGCTTAGCTCAATACATTGCATGGTAGGAAACGAGAGATAGAGGAAGTAATATAGAAAGATTGTAGTTGAATTAACTGATTCTCACTATTAAAAATACAATGTAAAACAGTAGTAATAATTCAAAGGTAAAATTCTCAATCTTTAAAAAATACACACCTATATAAGGGGAACATTGACAATGATCATCACCGATAATAGTCATTGTAGTCACCATAATATCAGAATAAACAAGTTCACAATCAGATGGTTCCACGCTATATCACACTCTTTTATAGGCTTACTATTAGGTTATATGAAAGTATATAATCATAgggaaacgatagcataagtacctagatatcccattgtatagggcgtttatgtcgcaacttttactgttatctcaagtcgatagttcacatagttctttcctatgcagctagctgtgtgacgctggtagtctctcaaattgtgatgttcatacactatcaccccaacaaaacagtaaaaatttacaataatcgacagtaatcggcttgagataacagtaagagttgcgacatagatttcctataccatgggatatctacttacgctattgtttctctatgatataatccATTAAGAATATGTTGATACTATGAAAGGTTCTCTACTCTCATGAAGTGATGGATGATTTGCTACTTCATATGACACGACCAATATTGATCTCATAATCAAATAATCTTCAAATGAACCATTTTTTACTCTCtcattcttcattgattgatacaataagtacatcaaaatgatagggagagaaaaaaaaggttaccttgtgctattcctcttccaaatttagataaggttacacatagtccgaaataggtagAGTCTTGTAGtggttcacttcacaaaattttcagtccttaattattttcacaaagtagatgacaattaagatgacaatttgacaatttcttagtctttttcattcaatcaattaagatgcttcaaaaccaaacaaagaagaaatatttcacattattatcactaaaataggaaatgttgaagaaataatttcagaggaccaaaaaaacaaactttataAACTGCTAGTGGATCAATATTATATAACTCTCAAGTAGCCCTTtagagagagatgaaaataCTTCTCATACTGATTTACAGTGACgattgttttctatttctactCAGATACGAGACCGAGAACGGCATTCAGACCTCAGCCTCGGGCGACCTGAAAAACGCGGGCACACCTGACGAGGCCCTCGTCATCCAGGGCTCCTACTCGTACACGGCACCCGACGGGACACCCATCCAGGTCACGTACGTGGCCGACGAGACAGGGTTCCACGCCGAGGGCGCACATCTGCCCACGCCGCCTCCAATCCCCGAGGCGATCGCTAAGAGTCTGGAGTACCTGAGGTCGCTTCCGCCTTCCAAGGAGGATGCTCAGCAGCCTTTCAGGAAACGGTTCGCCAGACGCGCTAGGAAATACAGATTGTTGTAGActggaatttgaataaaaatatgttaaatTTGATGAGTGTCTTGTTGAAGTTTCGTTTCAACTGCCTGTTTTATTGGCCACTAATAGTAGAACATACATGATATACAGTCGAAATACATTGTGTGTCATCACAGCGGAAGACGTCGAGCAACATTTTCAAGGTTCGGTTTttgtgaaattgaattttttcccACTCATTTCTTTTTCGCTGCTCCATTTGTGGTTgaactagttttttttttaaattatagttCGTATTTTTCCAAtggtttatcaattttttttggtTGTTTATTCCATTTTACAAGCCTCTCtagctgatgacaaaacatgcatgatgttATACAATGATGAACATTCACATGATGGAATTCACATGTAAttcacatgatgaacatgtgtgtatgCATGATAAACTTGTTTGTTTTACCGTTAGTGACCAGCCAtctgttcatcatgcatgttttgtcatcagctaGAGAGGCTTGTAAAATGGAATAGACAACCAATGAAAATTGATGAACCATTGAAAgaatacaaacaataattttaaagaatcaATTCAACCACAAGTAGAGCAGCGAGGAAGAAATAAGTGGGAAAAATCCCCACCCATAATGGTTTCTCACATATCAGAGTATTCCctcatattatattcaattattcaggataacacaacttacagaaaattaccacaggcttataagcccaaaacggttccaattctaatttatacaacagtccaaatgtagctaggttatgtgtcacttcaacattcttcagttacacactcaatttacaattcaaaacacacaaaaatcattcttaaattgaaaaaatacttctacATTTTATCCCCCTTTAgtatcaatctataataatttatttcaattcaattcaataattctttattgtcatATACAGTGCACAAGAATACATAGATATATAAAGGAATAAATATCAATTCACAAAGATTGCATGCATTATTGACCTGGATATTATTGCTAGCCATAAAAAGTTTGCAAgtcttgaaaaatttaacaaaacTTGCAATTCTGTTATTCAAAATTCCGAGCCATCGGTCGACGACTGCATCGCAAACATGCCCactatactgtatattattcaataacaaacAACCACGACACATCCACCAACCGATGGCCCAAAACAACTAGCCCATTAGCCTGTACGAAATATAACTTGCACCGACACAACAACAAAGGAAATAGTCCCACATGAGTCTTAGACTTGTGTGTGGGACGAGTATCATTATATTGTGATATTTTGTGACTAAAATAGTTGAGTAGAAGTTTAgagatataaattaatataacctTTACAGATTTAGAAAGAAGAGCAAAGAACAAACGGCAATACAATTATAATTGTATGTATCCATACAATTTTATTTCACCCTCGCTCTACAAAGGCTCATCAGCCTTTCAGGAAACGCTTCGCCAGACGTGCTATGAAGTGCAGACTGTTTTAGTTCGgaaggattttttcaataataagttTGTAAAATTTGATGAGAGTTTTCTGAAGCTTTGTTCCATCTGTCTTTATGTACAATAGCCTACATCTGTTAATGTATGTTGTACTGATTACCATACATAGGCCTAtatatttatctctttcctgtatagggctacttgtaatatgaatattaagaaaataaaatggcataaatgaccgaaacatgttttaaaaaaagggtactgagatttttattttcttcatatttataggactatataattatactgagattataataatactgagatTTACGTTATTAAGTCAACCAGGCAGACCCTGATCAACATTTTTGGTTCGACAAAACTTGCAATGTTAACTTTTATAGTGTAAAAATAGCGGCATCAGGAATAATCGACAACTCTGTAGTAATATAAATTccacaattaaaaaaaaattctgatcatgagctcatagagcaatGGATTCTCTCAAATTTTATGCATAATTTTACAtatttacgcatttccctacgattgttgcagaagtctaaggctcaactcacacttacgcgactcaggtcgagaagagattcGACTCTattcgagagcatgtgttttcaaatggtgatactcagaccagtcgattctagtctccgcgacttcACCATtcgaaaacacatgctctcgactagagtcgagtcacTTCTCGATcagagtcgcgtaagtgtgagttgagtctcAGTGTTTAGtatttgttctgaacaaagctcaggctagagctaccagaggactgtaatttactattcaaataatcaaatacaaacaaggggcaaaatgaATCGCTTCATGCAAAAAGGGCTTCAGTCAAGTGATCATGGTTTtgagaaaaacaagaaaaactgTCTCACTCAAAAACACAGAGAAATTGAAAacacatatttattttatttgaagggagatattttcaatattgaatttttataaagaaattcaataatttttttataattattgagtaaaaaatttttttgttgGTTGACTGAAGCCCTTTTTGCACATAACCCTATGCAAAGCTCTTGTTGCATGTAAATTCACCTTTATAACACTTTTTTTCACACTCAAGTGACTATATATTGcaaaattcaacatattttgCCACTGGAAAGCAgtatattatgaacaaaaaAGGATTTTTGACTAAAAACAATACAGTTGAGAATTTTTTAACAGTAAGTTTTAATGATCAGCTCATGTggaaaaaagtaaataaaaaactttaaagtttttaattttttcaaattaaatttcaatcatcttGTATTTCTGGATCGATTCCTTCTACTGTAGGCCAGTCCATGATGCTTTTGTAGAACTCAAGATGTTCTTGGGGAATATATGGTAGGAGATGCCTGACGTCGTTCAGCTTTGCTGTTTTGATTGGAATATTACTTTGATAAGCTGCAGCTGGTGGCAAAGTTGGCTTCGCATTCGCATCCTTACACATCTTAAACGAGTGACTCACAATACTATCAATCATTTTCGAGGCATATATTATACCTTGCTTATTTTTGTTGAAAGTCATTTGTCTGTAGCTGCTTATctcaaaatgaattttatttgcttttGGAACgctttttttgtttgtttcttgTGAGATGCAACTTTTTTTATAATAGGTAGGCCACAAGGCTTTGAAGTTCAGAATATCACTACTTTCAACTTCCTTTACTACAAATTTTGGATTGTTACCAAGCTTAGTGCTGCTACTTTCAATAAGATTTCGAATTTCACCAACAGTGTAAATTCTGTCATACTTTTTAACATGCCGTTTAATTGTGGCAAAATCCCTATCACAGGGCAAAAACGAGTGGCCCCTTACTGGAAAGAACATGGTGACTTTTTCAAAACGACCTGTATCTGTGAGCATCAACAAAAATCTGGTCAATgtgtgatttttattttgaccCCCACAGTTGTCTGCAAAAAGTCTTAACTCTGTTACTTCTGATGGTACCTCTTTCAGATATTCATAGAGAAACGAGCAAACCTCATTAGGGGTCTTATTGGCCTCACCCTCATGATAAACATAAACTTTTGCTGTCCTTTGTTTTATGTTGTGGATTGAAAAAACATTTACTGTAATCTGTCGCAGGTAAAAAGTTTGCTGGACAGGAATTTGAGGAATGCTGAGATTTTGCATGAAATCCATGCATATGGAAAGTACATGTGATTCATTTTTAGGGTTCATGGCTTCTTCTTGGATTTTGTTGTAAAACTTCTTTGCTCGTCTTTTATGTACCATTAATTCTGCAGTTGCAACTCTCTTAGCTGCATCATTCAAGTGTGGGTTCTTAAGCTTAATGCTAAGCTCTTCACATGTGGAACAGGTGTCAATCTGGGGTCTTCCAAACCTAAGGTTAAAGTTTTCGTGAAAAAACTCATAAAAATATGCTGGACTACAAATTCCTGGGTGTTTGGCAACCAATAGATCGTACATAGTTTTAATACTGAGTCTTGCATCCAAATACTCTGTGGCCCTACCAGCATAATGACTAAGCTTAGTTGGAAAACTCTGAATATGGCTTCTAATTTTTTCTTGGTTTTCAATACTCATTCTGTTAACACTAGGTGCCTTTCCCCTTTTGTCTAATGGATTTTTTCCTTCTTTGGCCAGTGATCTCAGTCTTTTCACTCGCTTATCACTAATTGATAGTAATGATAAAAAAGCTTTGTAACATACCGGAGTCCTTTGGTTACCAACCATAACAAAGTAGGTATACATCTTATCAACAGTACGTGCACTATCATCCTTCCGTGGACGTCGTTGCTTCAcatcatgaatttcaatcaagctttgaatgaataaatcttgCTCATTTTTAGAAGGTAGGTTCAAAATACGTTGTAGTATGTCGATTCTGTCCAACTCCTGTATTCCATCAAAGCACTTGTGTCTCTTGCaactgaaacaaaaataaaatgtttcaaattagATAAGGTAGGTAGGCTAGGTAGGTAAAGCTGGATTTATACAATACtaaaatttagtaaattttaaaTACTGATAATCATGTACATTAGGCTAGAAAGAATAGTAATGGTAGAGTACCAGTAAGTACAAGGTATGGGTAGACCAGGTAGAATGGTGATATTAAGCTCAGGAACAAGTTTAACAAAGGATGTaccttttaataataaattatttaacaaaGCAGAAATTCACTACCGGTAAGATAAACTTCTATTGAACACACCattgaatgagaaaattattattcaatgtctGCATGACATATTTCATCACAGACAGTTATTGTGTTAATATGAGTGTGAAAAGTTTTTGTTGACATTGGAGTCTTTGATGGATCAAGAAATCCAAGATTGTAAAAATGACTATATCTTATTCAATTaagttaattttaatttttcttactTGCATGGAGGTCCTGATTGTTTTGCATGTACAGTTTTTCCTTTGTAGTTCTTATACTCAGCACCGCTGTTCCTAGCCAGTTTGTTCACGTTTCTTCTATACGTTTCTTCGTGCCTTttcgcgttcaacttgcaggctatacactgtgtttcgaacaaagctcaaactggattctttataaattcgaATCCGatccaaattaattcaattcaatactatttacgctgttatattcataattcacacacactacactcaaacaattatttacaagaaatttccgatcgaaaattACATTACAGACAAACACAAATTTTGTCTTGCACAACAAGACGGGCTGACGAAACAGCACAGATTAGACTAGGACGATAAGGCCAAAGCAGCAGGACAgtctgcgctggcgcaaacacaagcctactattggcagaactgcagtctggcattctggcgctacaattcgaattctctggccagaccagtATTAAATCTTTTGTTTCAGAATAATAGATCTATTTTTTGAGAAAGGAACTTGGTTGAATTGTTTGGAACAAAATTGTTTCTACTCTGTAGCTTCACTAAGAACTGGTAAAAAGGTGAACATAATTTCAAAAGTAcgagtccccatccctacccttTGTACTGAGAAGATTTTTTGAACAACCCTCATCCCTTGACATTCCATCAAACTCTTTTTGAAAGATTGAGATCAAAATAAATTCTGAGAGGGTCCCAGGTCACAGGGGTTTGAAATGACCACTGACGAACCTCTTAGTCTGTCTTCTAACGGACATTTTGAGTCCGCAATTCAGGGTCCCAGGTCAACAGTGTTAAAAATGACTACTGACAAACCTCTCTGTCTGAGTCCCCAATTCATGTAAGTTAAGGATGGTCTTAGAAGGGATTGGTACCCCTGAGTAATTCAATATAACATATTTTTGTTCACAAATGTTGCCACTCCTGAAAATTCGAAAAACACAAGTCAAATAAGCACTGCACATCATGTTGTCTTTTcctctttagggctactcttaaaatataatattaaaaataggaATCTGAGTAcctcttttaaaattgtttgaaagcacatcattattgaccgagcgaagtaaggtctaagattcaagtcgacggttttgcatttctctttatgtttatatgttttttgtttatatttatgtttatatgttccgcatttacagcgaaaagcagcaatagattttcatgaaatttgacaggtatgttcctttttgaatttcgcgtcgatgtatacatacggtttttctaaattttgcattttaaggataatacgaaaggaaaaagagtctcctttgaacgccaatattaccgtaaaattcagactttagaattattcatcataaatcagctgtctagtggactataatactacccattcaaaaacatcgaacatcatGAAAATGTCCATCAACgctagtagacagttgtctataatactacctgttcgaaaacatcgaacatcttgaaaatgtatctttccatcaacgttagtagacagttgactataataccactcgttcaaaaacatcgaacatctttgaaatgtatctttcaatcaacgttgtagacagttgcagccagacctgataacagcgctcacactcacattccgggacgacacgtcacggtacaatAGGACAGAAATCTCTAtatgttcatttaggattttcctacacatttttaattgataaattattcatcaatttttgaaaaaacataacaacaggtcaatgtaactcactgagcgcgaggtctactgttctcaGAACTACTAATATACATCCTCATCCACATCCTATAAACTCCAAGCAGTTTAACATGTTTGATTCGTGATAAagaaattatgattttattaatttatacaaaactCACAGAGAACATGGTCATATTTTATGGGAGAGTAGTGAAGGGATTTCTTGTTCTATAATCTGAAACAGACGATACTAATTCTAATTGCATGATGGAAAGATACCCAACTCGTAGAACATGTTTatctgataataataaattatgtgaaaCATCGGGAATCATGAGTTTGAATTTCCATACCAGCTCTGTGATTACAGATacgaaatttattcatattttatggTTGTTTTTCtgataatcaaatatttttgaaacaaagaATCACTTGAAATTCTTCAACCGTCAGTTGCACAAGAACACAAGTGAATTTAACGGTCGTTGATGATGCGTTATCTAACGGAACAGACGTATTACAGGAATCAATTATCGGATCTAAAGATTGGTGCAATATAGTCAGGTTAAGCCAgaaacacacatcgatttttgttcgtatcATATTTTGCCGTCGTTATGAATTCTGTTCGATTatacggaacttgacaaacataatctgtttaatcCAATAGGATTTACAAGGACGGCAAAAAAATCTTAggaacagaaatcgatgtgtgtataGCTCAACCTTAGTAGACAGTAACCTGTGTGTAACAGTATTTTAACTTTGTGTGCAGCTAGCCTTACGGTGAATAGTTTTCATAGGATATCGAGGAGCTGAACCTCTATGTAgtaatttttgacaataaaaGCAAATCTAGCTTACCAATATGATTCTGTATCATGTCAATAAGCCTTAGACCTTGTTGCTTCCTCATTGGATGAGTTGATTCCATAATAGTGAATCAATGAATAATGTTAGACAGTGAGCCTAGCAGGGTTAGCATGATTAGAGTTTATGAATCTCTAATATCAAAGATATTAGATCTTGATCAATTGATCAAGAtgttaaaataatcaatgattatTCTCTTTTCAATGATCTATTTCTTGTCACTTCCTTTCAATGATCAATgatctgaaaataataatatttccatCCAGATAAAAAATCTGGATCTTCTAATATCATGATTGATATTATGAAgtaccggttgcacagaagccgttaaattttaatcgtgatcaactccacgagaaccaatcacagaagccgtcttttcaaagaatccttctcttattggttcacGTGGATTTATCACggttaaaataatttaaccggcttttgtgcaaccgggccggAGTCTATTAGGCTGAGAAATCtctaaataaaattgaaaatctatttaaaatattacaagaaatGGCTAAATCATTATCAGTTCACAGAATTGGAATAAGAATCTAGAAATAAACAACTAACAGCTCCATATGTGGGAAATAGGAAATAGAAGCTtttgatttttattaatgtCGTGAGTAAATCTGGTATTCAAGAATACATGATTAGAGATATTTACATCCATTTATCACTATTTGAAAgatttttgaagaattattgttcaattgacAAAACAAATTAGAATCTATAAATGAACAACTAACAgctccatttttgaaaaatagaaaaagaagccTTTGAATTTGATTAATGTCGTGAATGATCTGGTATTCAAGAATTCATTAATAGAGATATTTACATTCATTTATCACTATTTGGGAgatttttgaagaattattcTTGAATTAACATAACAAAATGAGTTgatattgtcgattctctaccAATCATGACTGGATTTTTCGCATGAATTGATGAATGCGATGAATTGGactcaatattatcatagagaaacaataacataagtagatatcccatggtatagggcgtttatgtcgcaacttttactgttatctcaagccgattacagtcgattattgtcgattttcactgttttgaccgggtaagagtgtatgaacagcacaatatgagagactaccagcgtcatgaagcttcacaggaaagaactacgtggactatcagcttgagataacagtgaaagttgctacattgaaattgaaattgtaatttatttgccacataattttacagacataAAATTAACGCCACGAACATATACGCCCTATACCGTGGGAtatcaacttatgctattgtttctctatgatatgaTAAAGTAAACAGCCGAGATGTGAGTCGAACACTATTGGCCGGTAGCTGAATGAAGGAGGGAGCTTCAAACCATATTGGAGTCTCCTATTGGTCGGCATAGTCCAATCACAGAGTAGCACTTGCTGCTTTAATACCTTTAATGCCTTTAATACCCtcagcttcatccattacccacaattgtgggatcgatggcgtcaaaaaatcaaaacacgtaCGAAACACATGTAAAAAAAAAGGTAACAGTTCAGATGGCAGTGATCTCATGCTCATTCTCTATAAAAATTCGAATTATCACCCATAGATTCGTTTACACTGTAATATGCCTTTGCACACAGTAGCTTCCGGTCGGTTCTCCTGAAGGCGGCCTCATCCAATTGCTTCACACTATTAGGCAGCTTGATGTAAAATTTCAGGGTTGAAATCCTGTAACTGTTTCTCTATCATGTGTAGCCATTTTGtgaatttttgaatattgagaAAGCGATGAATTTCGTTCGGCCAAGAAGATGCAATCAAATCTGACTACATATATCAATGAACTTACGATAGAACgttttgtcaataataataataataccgaGGGTGATGCCACATAAGATCTTAGGCTTGTGCTTGGGTGGATGagtgattatgatgatgagaaatgacgactgctttttaggtagtcgggaccgacaacTTATCGtttcctccgaaagacggggtggccgtatatatgtgattgtgctgtggtcaaaaacttttgccgcggtcgagattcgaactcgggttctcttgattattaggCTCAAATTCACCAAAAACGAAAACTAGATTTCAGCGGCAGTTGGTTCTAAATCAAATGATTTTGAATTGGTCTTGtaatatgatttttatttcagtAGAATCAACTGGCGCTCAAACCAAGTTTTCATTTTGGCAAATTTGGTCCTTAGACATTTACACATATACAATACACAACTCTTATATGATTTCTGTCAGTTACAAATTGCTTCGATAATTTTACGAGAGCCATATTGTTGACCGtgcgaagtaaggtctaagattcattgaccgagcgaagtgatgtcaaagattcaagtcgacggttttgcatttctctttatgttaatatgtttatatttatgtatgttccgcatttacagcaaaacgcagcaatagattctcatgaaatgtgacaggtatgttcctttttgaatttcgcgtcgacgtatagactacatacggtttttttttaaattttgcattttaaggatgatagaaaaggaaaaggagtctcatttgaacgccaatattaccgtaaaaatcagactttagaatattattcatcataaatcagctagtggactataatactacccgttcaaaaacatcaaacatcttgaaaatttatttttccatcaacgttagtagacagttgactataatactaaccgttcaaaaacatcgaacatcttgaaaatgtatctttccctCAACtctgtagacagttgcagccagacctgataacagccctcacactcacattccaggGCGACACGTCACAATACGATAGAACAAAAAACTTTATGTTTATTTAGAGTTTTCTCTAGACATTTTAGattgataaactattttttaatttttgagaaaacataacaacagatcaatgtaacttactaagctcgaggtctactgttcacagaactactagttgaccgagcgaagtgaggtctaagatctaagtcgacagtttggcatttctctttatgttttaatgtttatatgtttttatgttgcgcatttacgacgaagcgcggtaatagattttcatggaatttgacagtttgttcctttttaataattgcgcgtcgacgtatatacaaggtttttggaaattttgcatttcaa from Nilaparvata lugens isolate BPH chromosome 11, ASM1435652v1, whole genome shotgun sequence harbors:
- the LOC120353687 gene encoding endocuticle structural glycoprotein ABD-4-like isoform X2, with the translated sequence MKFLITLVSALCAVAFVSAAPQFRGNQPQPQQPQSSPVIAIVRQAQDGPNYDGRFNYQYETENGIQTSASGDLKNAGTPDEALVIQGSYSYTAPDGTPIQVTYVADETGFHAEGAHLPTPPPIPEAIAKSLEYLRSLPPSKEDAQQPFRKRFARRARKYRLL
- the LOC120353688 gene encoding uncharacterized protein LOC120353688 gives rise to the protein MYTYFVMVGNQRTPVCYKAFLSLLSISDKRVKRLRSLAKEGKNPLDKRGKAPSVNRMSIENQEKIRSHIQSFPTKLSHYAGRATEYLDARLSIKTMYDLLVAKHPGICSPAYFYEFFHENFNLRFGRPQIDTCSTCEELSIKLKNPHLNDAAKRVATAELMVHKRRAKKFYNKIQEEAMNPKNESHVLSICMDFMQNLSIPQIPVQQTFYLRQITVNVFSIHNIKQRTAKVYVYHEGEANKTPNEVCSFLYEYLKEVPSEVTELRLFADNCGGQNKNHTLTRFLLMLTDTGRFEKVTMFFPVRGHSFLPCDRDFATIKRHVKKYDRIYTVGEIRNLIESSSTKLGNNPKFVVKEVESSDILNFKALWPTYYKKSCISQETNKKSVPKANKIHFEISSYRQMTFNKNKQGIIYASKMIDSIVSHSFKMCKDANAKPTLPPAAAYQSNIPIKTAKLNDVRHLLPYIPQEHLEFYKSIMDWPTVEGIDPEIQDD